From a region of the Roseivirga sp. 4D4 genome:
- a CDS encoding anti-sigma factor yields the protein MKKLLALLIIPALVLSCGDDDSPSLANLNVTINGLEDLGATAQYEGWIIVDGTPISTGTFTVDGNGNLSTSSFSADAEDLEAATKFVLTIEPIPDPDPAPADAKLLAGDFNGTSATLSTGVAPALGDFSNAAGTLFLRTPTDETDGNNGNDIYGVWFGTPGMPPTPNFTLPTLPAGWAYEGWVIGEAGPISTGTFTDFGARDSGNPFSGTENNAGPPVPGEDFFNAAPAGETFPLDIRGRRIVISVEPVPDNSPAPFLLKPLLVDLATDAATAPAAHEFGQNLGSVPTGSVSRQ from the coding sequence ATGAAAAAACTATTAGCACTTTTGATCATTCCAGCGCTCGTCTTGAGTTGTGGAGATGACGACAGTCCTTCGTTGGCAAATCTAAATGTCACAATTAACGGACTTGAAGATTTAGGAGCAACTGCCCAGTACGAAGGATGGATTATCGTAGATGGCACTCCTATCAGTACAGGAACATTCACCGTAGATGGAAATGGAAACTTATCGACCTCTTCATTTTCAGCTGACGCTGAAGATCTTGAAGCCGCTACAAAATTCGTTTTAACAATTGAACCAATTCCAGATCCAGACCCTGCTCCTGCAGATGCAAAATTACTTGCTGGTGATTTTAACGGGACCAGTGCCACACTTTCAACCGGTGTCGCACCCGCTTTAGGTGACTTTTCTAATGCAGCAGGTACTTTATTTCTCAGAACTCCCACTGATGAGACTGATGGTAACAACGGAAACGACATTTATGGTGTATGGTTTGGGACACCAGGCATGCCTCCAACCCCCAACTTTACACTACCTACATTACCGGCAGGTTGGGCATATGAAGGATGGGTAATTGGTGAGGCTGGGCCAATTTCTACAGGAACCTTTACTGACTTTGGAGCCAGAGATTCAGGAAATCCATTTAGCGGAACCGAAAATAATGCAGGTCCACCAGTACCAGGGGAAGACTTCTTCAATGCAGCTCCAGCAGGTGAGACATTCCCATTGGATATTAGAGGTAGAAGGATCGTTATATCGGTGGAACCTGTACCAGACAACTCCCCTGCCCCATTTCTATTAAAACCATTATTAGTTGATTTAGCTACGGATGCTGCAACTGCACCCGCTGCTCATGAATTCGGTCAAAACTTAGGTTCCGTACCTACGGGCTCAGTTTCAAGACAATAA
- the rocD gene encoding ornithine--oxo-acid transaminase, protein MEVIHSSQEAISLENEHGAHNYHPLPVVLSRGEGVYLWDVEGKKYFDFLSAYSAVNQGHCHPRIVGALKDQADQLTLTSRAFYNDVLGPYEKYVTEYFGFDKVLPMNTGAEAVETAIKVCRKWGYEKKGVAENEGRIIVFDQNFHGRTTTIISFSSDPDARKNFGPYTAGFTKIPYNDVQALENALKEENVIGVLMEPIQGEAGVFVPDADFIKNAGRLCNDHNVLFMADEIQTGIGRTGGLLAICGNCDCQGHCEQQESYTKPDILILGKAISGGVYPVSAVLANNEVMDVITPGTHGSTFGGNPLGGAVAMAALEVIRDEKLTQNARKLGEIFRSRMNDLIAKTDLVTLVRGRGLLNAIVINDSPDSSTAWNICVVLKENGLLAKPTHGNIIRFAPPLVMTEEQLHECCDIIDSTITQFNAV, encoded by the coding sequence ATGGAAGTAATACACTCTAGTCAAGAGGCAATCTCTTTAGAAAACGAGCACGGAGCGCATAATTATCACCCACTACCTGTTGTTCTATCGCGTGGAGAGGGCGTTTATCTGTGGGATGTAGAGGGTAAAAAGTATTTCGATTTCCTTTCTGCCTACAGCGCTGTCAATCAAGGACATTGCCATCCAAGAATAGTTGGTGCCTTAAAGGATCAGGCAGATCAATTAACGCTTACTTCCAGAGCATTTTATAATGACGTTTTAGGACCTTATGAAAAGTATGTAACAGAATACTTCGGTTTTGACAAAGTATTACCAATGAATACAGGAGCCGAGGCTGTCGAAACAGCGATAAAGGTTTGTAGAAAGTGGGGCTATGAGAAAAAAGGAGTGGCCGAGAATGAAGGTAGAATTATAGTTTTTGATCAAAACTTTCATGGACGTACGACCACGATAATTTCTTTTTCAAGTGATCCGGATGCGAGAAAGAACTTTGGTCCTTATACTGCTGGTTTCACTAAGATACCATACAATGATGTACAGGCTTTAGAGAATGCCCTGAAAGAAGAAAATGTTATTGGTGTTCTAATGGAACCAATTCAGGGAGAAGCTGGTGTATTTGTACCTGATGCTGATTTTATTAAAAACGCTGGTAGACTTTGTAATGATCATAACGTTCTTTTCATGGCTGATGAAATTCAGACAGGTATTGGAAGAACAGGAGGGCTTTTAGCCATATGTGGTAACTGCGACTGTCAAGGACATTGTGAGCAACAAGAGAGTTATACCAAGCCAGATATACTGATTTTAGGAAAGGCAATTTCGGGAGGAGTCTACCCTGTTTCGGCTGTGCTAGCAAACAATGAAGTGATGGATGTGATTACACCTGGAACGCATGGTTCTACATTTGGAGGTAATCCACTTGGAGGTGCTGTGGCCATGGCTGCCTTGGAAGTCATCAGAGATGAGAAATTAACACAAAATGCTCGCAAACTTGGAGAGATCTTCCGATCGAGAATGAACGATTTAATTGCAAAGACAGACTTAGTGACATTAGTTAGGGGCAGAGGACTCTTAAATGCTATCGTCATTAATGATTCTCCTGATAGCTCGACAGCCTGGAACATTTGCGTGGTACTGAAAGAAAACGGTTTGTTGGCAAAACCTACCCATGGCAATATTATCCGTTTTGCACCACCCTTAGTAATGACCGAAGAGCAGTTACACGAGTGTTGCGATATCATTGATTCCACTATTACTCAATTTAATGCCGTTTAA
- a CDS encoding DUF5522 domain-containing protein, which translates to MSRDSNKNQIFASKTEDYYIGKDGKLVFTEKYLLKRGYCCQNGCRHCPYGFKK; encoded by the coding sequence ATGTCTAGAGATTCAAACAAGAACCAAATCTTTGCCAGTAAAACCGAAGATTACTACATTGGTAAGGATGGCAAATTAGTCTTCACAGAGAAGTATCTCTTGAAGAGGGGCTACTGTTGCCAGAACGGCTGCCGTCACTGCCCATATGGTTTTAAAAAATGA
- a CDS encoding PH domain-containing protein — protein sequence MNETFQNLSVNPNDLPSVKEADFNHIEKGYLKVSLISGAVFFLLLLIGGFCLIFFNDDIEGSVKVYSIVLGSIILLWGLNILVTVKAFPKKQYALRERDIIYTKGLLWWERTSIPFNRIQHAELKQGPVDRMFKLHSLKIFTAGGQSSDLVIPGLREDTASRLKEFVLGKTAIDGNDD from the coding sequence ATGAATGAAACATTTCAGAATCTCTCTGTAAATCCAAACGATCTTCCTTCAGTCAAAGAAGCCGATTTCAATCATATCGAAAAGGGCTACTTGAAAGTATCTCTGATTTCAGGTGCTGTTTTTTTTCTACTACTCTTAATTGGAGGCTTTTGCTTGATTTTCTTCAACGATGATATTGAGGGTTCTGTAAAAGTTTATTCGATTGTTTTAGGTTCAATTATCCTACTCTGGGGACTCAATATTCTTGTCACCGTAAAGGCCTTCCCTAAGAAACAATATGCCCTCAGAGAACGGGATATTATTTATACTAAAGGCCTGCTTTGGTGGGAAAGGACTAGCATACCTTTTAATAGAATACAACATGCCGAGTTAAAACAAGGCCCTGTGGATCGTATGTTCAAGCTGCACAGCCTCAAGATTTTCACAGCAGGAGGCCAGAGCAGCGACCTAGTGATACCTGGACTTAGAGAAGACACCGCCTCAAGGTTAAAAGAATTCGTTTTGGGTAAAACTGCGATCGATGGAAATGACGATTGA
- a CDS encoding PH domain-containing protein, whose product MEMTIDQYYTPQRQSRVAIGIILIKFLRMTIRSFWPILLSFFIGGRNNDSFGMIIGYIALGFAAFNLIGSVLTYFRFYFHIEEGAFIIDKGILKRTKTNIPFERIQTINFKQNLLHQIFGVVSLEIDTAGAKKSELTIDALKKEDAEALRSFILKEKAQIESPLESTETDVAIEEDEQIVLHLGVSDLFKVGVSQNHLKSMGILFAFVFSTLNEVTEDVPELIADELSGYDQTILNTGWVMFFASVIIVGIISFLYSLITTVLRNYDLKLSIKQGGLKLVKGLLNREEISVNKKKVQVISWSDNPIRMMFKMFTLQIEQASSAEADQLKSKIKVPGSYQTQVDSVVKAVFPEEFYRPEERHHVSKLLKYRLFVFIGLFPTLIGAGISYYFIEWEALYFLIWGLFIWLTVSAYYRKRTYEVNDEFLKNNRGTFGHIYELTQLYKVQSVQIKQSWYQRRKRIATVVLSNAAGALKVPFIPIEQAEALESFILYGVESDQREWM is encoded by the coding sequence ATGGAAATGACGATTGATCAGTATTATACACCTCAAAGACAGTCGCGTGTTGCCATTGGTATTATTCTGATCAAATTCCTTAGAATGACCATTAGATCATTCTGGCCTATACTTCTAAGTTTCTTTATCGGTGGGAGAAACAACGATAGTTTCGGTATGATCATTGGCTATATCGCCTTGGGTTTTGCAGCCTTTAACCTTATTGGTTCTGTACTTACTTACTTTCGGTTTTACTTTCATATAGAGGAAGGCGCGTTCATTATAGATAAAGGTATTCTGAAAAGAACCAAAACAAACATTCCTTTCGAACGCATTCAAACCATCAACTTCAAGCAAAACCTATTACATCAAATCTTTGGAGTGGTTAGCCTGGAGATTGACACTGCTGGTGCAAAAAAATCGGAGCTGACCATTGACGCTCTAAAAAAAGAGGATGCAGAAGCCTTAAGAAGCTTTATTCTAAAAGAGAAAGCACAAATCGAAAGTCCATTAGAGTCTACTGAAACAGACGTGGCAATCGAAGAAGATGAACAGATAGTGCTACACTTAGGAGTTTCAGACCTCTTTAAAGTCGGGGTTAGTCAGAACCATTTGAAATCGATGGGTATTCTGTTTGCCTTTGTGTTCTCAACTTTGAACGAAGTCACCGAAGATGTTCCCGAACTGATCGCTGACGAGCTATCGGGATACGATCAAACCATTCTAAACACTGGATGGGTTATGTTTTTTGCCTCGGTGATCATTGTGGGCATTATATCATTTCTTTATTCTTTGATTACCACGGTTTTGCGCAACTATGATTTGAAACTTTCTATCAAGCAAGGTGGCCTCAAGCTGGTAAAGGGACTTTTAAACCGTGAAGAAATCTCAGTCAATAAAAAGAAGGTCCAGGTGATATCCTGGTCTGACAATCCAATTCGGATGATGTTTAAGATGTTCACCCTACAAATTGAGCAAGCCAGCAGTGCCGAAGCAGACCAACTCAAATCCAAAATTAAAGTACCCGGAAGTTATCAAACTCAGGTTGACAGTGTGGTTAAGGCAGTCTTTCCAGAAGAGTTCTACCGACCAGAGGAACGACACCATGTGAGTAAGCTATTGAAGTATAGGCTCTTCGTCTTCATTGGCCTATTCCCTACACTAATTGGTGCTGGAATAAGCTATTACTTCATAGAATGGGAAGCGCTCTACTTTCTAATTTGGGGACTTTTCATTTGGCTAACTGTCAGTGCCTATTACAGAAAGCGCACCTATGAGGTCAACGATGAGTTCTTAAAAAACAATCGAGGAACTTTCGGTCATATCTACGAACTGACTCAGCTATATAAGGTGCAATCTGTACAAATAAAACAAAGCTGGTATCAGCGTAGAAAAAGAATTGCCACAGTGGTGCTATCCAACGCAGCTGGGGCTCTTAAAGTCCCTTTTATACCTATTGAGCAGGCCGAAGCGCTTGAAAGTTTTATTCTTTACGGAGTAGAAAGCGATCAGCGGGAATGGATGTAA
- the rpmB gene encoding 50S ribosomal protein L28: MARVCDITGKKVQVGNNVSHANNKTKRKFYPNLQKKRFYIPEEDTWITLKVSTSALRTINKNGISAVLKKARQSGNILV; encoded by the coding sequence ATGGCAAGAGTTTGTGATATCACAGGAAAGAAAGTACAGGTAGGAAACAACGTTTCTCACGCTAATAATAAAACGAAGAGAAAATTCTATCCGAATCTTCAGAAGAAGAGATTCTATATCCCTGAAGAAGATACTTGGATTACTTTGAAGGTTTCTACTTCAGCTTTGAGAACCATCAATAAAAATGGTATCTCCGCTGTACTAAAAAAAGCAAGACAAAGCGGTAACATTTTAGTATAA
- a CDS encoding aminopeptidase P N-terminal domain-containing protein: MKQPIKTFTILIAFLLSGFFVAQSQEAPTDFLSSDFHKGRREALRAKMPDNSVAVFFANPVRNRANDVDYIYHQDPDLYYLTGYREPHAVLLIFKQEQTNQSGEAYDEIFFVQERNPLQEMWNGRRLGNEGVKEKLEIDAYNGKEFAKFDIDFSQFDKVMFYDFQNDVRDNPNDPADLFSLIVQFKTKTGYQTTSANLGTEPQKNNLDVSTLNTLMSELRGIKTPEELDLIRKAVFISTVGQVEVMKAMRPGLSETEIQGIHEFVFKKYGSEYEGYPSIVGAGNNGCILHYIENHKPEVESKEMILMDLGAEYHGYTADVTRTIPIDGKFSPEEKAIYDLVYKAQEEAIQMSKPGVTFGQLSATARSIINKGLVELGIIADESERHLYYPHGLSHHIGLDVHDKGTYAQLEENMVITVEPGIYIPEGSKCDKKWWGIAVRIEDDILITKDGFELLSAFAPRTTEEIEKLMKEPSPLDQFTLPELKGNK, from the coding sequence ATGAAACAACCCATAAAAACATTTACAATCCTGATAGCATTCTTGCTATCAGGATTTTTTGTTGCCCAAAGTCAAGAGGCGCCAACGGATTTTCTTTCCTCAGACTTCCACAAAGGGAGACGAGAGGCTCTTAGGGCTAAAATGCCTGACAACAGTGTTGCCGTGTTCTTTGCTAATCCGGTAAGGAATCGAGCTAATGATGTAGACTACATCTACCATCAGGATCCGGATTTATACTATCTCACCGGTTATCGTGAACCGCATGCTGTTTTACTGATTTTCAAACAAGAACAAACCAATCAAAGCGGTGAGGCCTATGACGAAATATTCTTTGTTCAGGAGCGAAATCCCCTACAAGAAATGTGGAATGGACGAAGATTGGGAAATGAAGGTGTTAAAGAAAAGCTAGAAATAGATGCCTACAATGGCAAAGAATTTGCCAAGTTCGATATCGATTTTTCTCAGTTTGATAAGGTCATGTTCTATGACTTTCAAAATGATGTCAGAGATAACCCGAATGATCCGGCAGACCTTTTCAGCCTAATCGTTCAGTTTAAAACTAAGACAGGTTATCAGACTACTTCAGCAAATTTAGGTACTGAGCCTCAGAAGAATAATCTTGACGTAAGTACGCTCAATACACTAATGAGTGAGTTAAGAGGTATCAAAACTCCCGAAGAACTTGATTTAATAAGAAAAGCAGTTTTTATCTCAACCGTAGGTCAGGTGGAAGTAATGAAGGCTATGAGGCCTGGACTTTCTGAAACTGAAATTCAAGGCATACATGAATTTGTCTTCAAGAAGTACGGATCAGAATATGAAGGCTATCCTTCTATTGTGGGTGCCGGTAACAATGGTTGTATTCTCCACTATATAGAAAATCACAAACCAGAGGTTGAGAGTAAGGAAATGATCTTAATGGATTTGGGCGCAGAATATCACGGCTATACAGCCGATGTCACAAGAACCATTCCTATTGATGGTAAATTTTCCCCCGAAGAAAAGGCCATTTATGACCTAGTTTATAAAGCTCAAGAAGAGGCCATTCAAATGTCCAAGCCAGGCGTAACCTTTGGACAGTTGAGTGCCACTGCTAGAAGTATCATTAACAAAGGCTTGGTAGAATTAGGCATTATAGCAGATGAAAGTGAACGACACTTGTACTATCCTCATGGACTTTCTCACCACATTGGTTTAGATGTTCATGACAAGGGTACATATGCGCAATTGGAAGAGAATATGGTCATTACAGTAGAACCTGGTATCTATATTCCGGAAGGCTCTAAATGCGACAAAAAGTGGTGGGGCATCGCTGTGAGAATAGAGGATGATATTTTGATTACTAAAGATGGTTTTGAGTTGCTATCAGCATTCGCTCCTAGGACCACAGAAGAGATTGAAAAACTGATGAAGGAACCTAGTCCTCTGGATCAGTTTACTTTGCCTGAATTAAAAGGCAATAAATAG
- the rpmG gene encoding 50S ribosomal protein L33, producing MAKNKGNRVQVIMECTEHKESGMPGTSRYITTKNRKNTTERLELKKYNPILKKYTVHKEIK from the coding sequence ATGGCTAAGAATAAAGGGAATAGAGTTCAGGTAATAATGGAGTGCACCGAGCACAAAGAGAGTGGTATGCCTGGAACTTCTCGTTATATCACCACCAAGAATAGAAAGAATACGACTGAAAGATTGGAGTTGAAGAAATACAACCCAATTCTTAAGAAATATACAGTTCACAAAGAAATTAAATAA
- a CDS encoding DUF4295 domain-containing protein: MAKKVVATLKKEGGVKYAKVIKAVRSPKTGAYTFKEEMVTEDMVKSVLADK; the protein is encoded by the coding sequence ATGGCTAAGAAAGTAGTTGCAACCCTAAAGAAAGAAGGCGGAGTAAAGTACGCTAAAGTGATTAAGGCGGTAAGATCTCCAAAAACTGGAGCTTACACTTTCAAAGAAGAGATGGTTACGGAAGATATGGTTAAATCTGTATTAGCCGATAAGTAA
- the ftsY gene encoding signal recognition particle-docking protein FtsY, with protein MALFGLFSKEKKESLDKGLEKTKENIFSKIGRAVAGKSKVDDEVLDELEEILITSDVGVDTTVKVIERIEARVAKDKFMNTSELDQILRDEIAALLSENNTEDLADFELPEGHKPHVILVVGVNGVGKTTTIGKLAAQFKSKGKSVVLGAADTFRAAAVDQLKLWGERVGVPVVAHGMNTDPSAVAFDTVKQGVETGADLVIVDTAGRLHTKVNLMNELSKIKRVMQKFIPNAPHEIMLVLDGSTGQNAFIQAQEFTKATEVSALAITKLDGTAKGGVVIGISDQFKIPVKYIGVGEQVDDLQVFNKAEFVDSLFKK; from the coding sequence ATGGCATTATTTGGATTATTCTCGAAGGAAAAGAAGGAATCTCTAGATAAAGGTCTTGAGAAGACCAAGGAAAATATATTTTCCAAAATAGGCCGGGCTGTTGCCGGAAAATCTAAGGTAGATGATGAAGTACTGGATGAGCTAGAAGAAATCCTGATCACATCTGATGTAGGGGTAGACACCACAGTAAAAGTCATTGAACGCATTGAGGCCAGGGTAGCTAAAGACAAGTTCATGAACACCTCCGAACTTGATCAGATCCTAAGAGATGAAATAGCCGCACTCCTATCGGAAAATAATACTGAAGATCTTGCCGATTTTGAGCTACCTGAAGGACATAAACCTCATGTAATTTTGGTAGTTGGAGTTAACGGTGTGGGTAAAACCACGACCATTGGTAAGCTTGCAGCGCAATTCAAATCCAAAGGAAAGTCAGTGGTACTTGGTGCTGCAGATACGTTTAGAGCAGCCGCAGTTGATCAATTGAAACTGTGGGGTGAGCGTGTAGGTGTCCCTGTAGTAGCGCATGGCATGAATACTGACCCTAGTGCCGTGGCTTTCGATACAGTTAAACAAGGAGTAGAAACTGGTGCTGATCTAGTAATTGTAGATACAGCTGGAAGACTACATACCAAAGTGAATTTAATGAATGAGCTCTCTAAGATTAAGAGAGTGATGCAAAAATTCATCCCTAATGCTCCTCATGAGATAATGCTAGTCCTTGATGGGTCTACAGGACAGAATGCCTTTATTCAAGCACAGGAGTTCACCAAAGCGACTGAAGTCTCGGCCTTGGCGATTACTAAGCTAGATGGCACGGCCAAAGGCGGTGTGGTGATCGGCATATCTGACCAATTCAAAATCCCTGTGAAGTATATTGGTGTGGGCGAGCAAGTGGACGATCTTCAAGTCTTTAACAAGGCTGAATTTGTCGATTCATTGTTCAAGAAATAG